The proteins below come from a single Dehalococcoidia bacterium genomic window:
- the murI gene encoding glutamate racemase — protein sequence MTTQAPIGVFDSGVGGLTVAREIRALLPNEHLIYYADNAHCPYGERPGEEVTALAAAAAARLLDEGVKLIVVACNSASGAALHELRRRYPVPFVGMVPAIKPACALSARGRVGVLATTLTVQAELFSDVVTRFARDCRLTIQTCPGLAEAIERGEIDTPATREMVRAYLRPLKAAAVDVVVLGCTHYPYLRPTIEREMGEGVVVVDSGAAVARQVRRVLSERDLLTDREEAGTFRLLASGHLSVARRLAAGLGLVETPLPVG from the coding sequence ATGACCACGCAGGCGCCAATCGGGGTATTCGACTCGGGGGTCGGCGGCTTGACCGTCGCTCGCGAGATCCGAGCGCTTCTGCCGAATGAACATCTCATCTACTACGCTGACAATGCGCATTGTCCCTACGGCGAGCGGCCGGGCGAGGAAGTGACGGCGCTCGCTGCTGCCGCTGCTGCCCGCCTCCTTGATGAGGGCGTCAAGCTGATCGTCGTCGCCTGCAACAGCGCCTCCGGCGCGGCGCTGCATGAGCTTCGCCGCCGCTATCCCGTTCCGTTCGTCGGCATGGTTCCTGCCATCAAGCCGGCGTGCGCGCTCAGCGCCCGGGGGCGGGTCGGCGTCCTCGCCACGACCCTCACCGTCCAAGCCGAGCTGTTCTCAGACGTAGTGACCCGCTTCGCTCGCGACTGCCGGCTGACCATTCAGACGTGCCCCGGCCTCGCCGAGGCGATCGAGCGGGGGGAGATCGACACGCCGGCAACGCGCGAAATGGTCCGCGCCTATCTCCGCCCGCTCAAGGCGGCTGCGGTCGATGTGGTCGTTCTCGGGTGCACGCACTATCCCTACCTGCGGCCGACGATCGAGCGCGAGATGGGGGAGGGGGTCGTGGTCGTTGACAGCGGTGCGGCCGTGGCGCGTCAGGTGCGCCGCGTGCTGAGCGAGCGCGACTTGCTGACCGATCGCGAGGAGGCCGGCACCTTCCGGCTCTTGGCGAGCGGGCATTTGTCGGTTGCTCGGCGCTTGGCCGCAGGCTTGGGATTGGTCGAGACCCCACTGCCAGTCGGATGA
- the pyrF gene encoding orotidine-5'-phosphate decarboxylase, whose protein sequence is MTFAEKLAAAVRRNRTLLCLGLDPDPARLPLADPIEFCRRLIDATRDLVCCYKPNAAFFEQYGADAFRLLEKIRRLIPDDIPALLDAKRGDVGHTAAAYARAAFEVLGYDACTVSPYLGGDSLEPWLAYPGRAVFVLCRTSNPGARDFQDLPVRLPDGRLLPLYRVVAERCREWNRGGNVGLVVGATFPEELSAVRAICPDQPILVPGIGVQGGTVERAIAAGRGASPEMLLLAVSRQILYAATGPDWERAARAEAARLRREIAVAAHLER, encoded by the coding sequence ATGACCTTCGCCGAAAAACTGGCCGCGGCGGTTCGACGCAACCGCACGCTCCTCTGTCTGGGGCTCGACCCTGACCCCGCTCGGCTTCCGCTCGCCGACCCCATCGAGTTCTGTCGCCGCCTGATCGACGCCACGCGCGACCTCGTCTGCTGCTATAAGCCGAATGCCGCCTTCTTCGAGCAGTATGGGGCCGACGCCTTTCGGCTTCTTGAGAAAATTCGGCGCCTCATTCCGGATGACATTCCCGCTCTGCTCGATGCGAAGCGGGGTGATGTCGGCCATACCGCCGCTGCCTACGCCCGAGCGGCCTTCGAGGTGCTCGGGTATGACGCCTGCACCGTCTCGCCGTATCTCGGCGGCGACAGTCTCGAGCCGTGGCTCGCCTATCCGGGTCGAGCCGTTTTCGTCCTCTGCCGAACGTCGAACCCGGGCGCGCGCGACTTCCAGGACCTCCCTGTCCGCCTTCCCGACGGGCGTCTTCTTCCGCTCTACCGCGTGGTTGCAGAACGGTGCCGCGAGTGGAACAGGGGGGGGAATGTGGGGCTGGTCGTCGGCGCGACCTTCCCCGAGGAGCTGAGCGCGGTTCGAGCCATCTGCCCCGACCAGCCGATCCTCGTGCCGGGGATTGGAGTGCAGGGCGGGACGGTCGAGCGGGCGATTGCAGCTGGGCGCGGCGCCTCCCCTGAAATGCTGCTTCTCGCCGTCTCCCGCCAGATTCTCTATGCAGCAACGGGACCGGACTGGGAGCGCGCCGCGCGCGCGGAGGCAGCGCGCCTTCGCCGCGAGATCGCCGTCGCGGCCCATCTCGAGCGCTAA
- a CDS encoding NDP-sugar synthase, which translates to MTVPAIVLAAGEGTRLRPFTLDRPKPMVPLAGRPALEWLLRWLRWHGVQEVYINLYAHPSAIRGYFGDGAALGLRIVYSEERQLLGTAGGAAQFRDRLAGTVLVCYGDVLSDLDLSSLLRRHLERRAAATLALYRVPDPWTRGVVDLAPDGRVIAFREKPPRDQCPPSALVNAGIFALDAGVLRSVPDDRPSDFGHDLFPALLAAGAPLYGWEADAYVLDFGTLELYRQAEEDVRAGRVRLY; encoded by the coding sequence ATGACCGTTCCTGCCATTGTTCTCGCTGCAGGGGAGGGCACTCGGCTCCGTCCCTTCACCCTCGACCGGCCGAAGCCGATGGTGCCGCTCGCCGGACGTCCCGCTCTCGAATGGCTGCTTCGCTGGCTGCGGTGGCATGGCGTTCAGGAGGTGTACATCAATCTCTACGCGCACCCGAGCGCGATCCGTGGGTATTTCGGCGATGGCGCGGCGCTGGGGCTGCGCATCGTCTACAGCGAAGAGCGCCAGCTTCTCGGCACGGCGGGTGGGGCCGCCCAGTTTCGGGATCGCCTCGCGGGCACGGTTCTCGTCTGCTACGGCGATGTGCTGTCGGACCTCGATCTGAGCAGTCTCCTGCGCCGGCATCTCGAGCGGCGCGCAGCAGCAACGTTGGCGCTGTACCGCGTTCCCGACCCGTGGACCCGCGGCGTCGTCGATCTTGCGCCCGACGGCCGCGTGATCGCTTTCCGGGAGAAGCCACCCCGGGACCAGTGTCCTCCCTCAGCTCTGGTGAATGCGGGGATCTTCGCGCTCGACGCCGGCGTTCTCCGTTCGGTTCCGGACGATCGTCCGAGCGACTTTGGGCACGACCTCTTCCCTGCGCTCCTTGCTGCCGGCGCTCCTCTCTATGGCTGGGAAGCTGACGCCTACGTGCTCGACTTCGGCACGCTCGAACTCTACCGCCAAGCGGAAGAGGATGTCCGTGCCGGCCGTGTCCGGCTGTACTGA
- a CDS encoding ABC transporter substrate-binding protein, whose translation MVDRPINPQFSRRELLYVLGLVGMAPAASALLSACAPGGPQTGAGTQPQAQTPAAPRVGGEVRIDVTGDPSSLDPLRFNATDNQRIYRLITSQLLTYKDDKSFDLDLAASLPTVSADGLTYTLRLKTGVKWHDGQPFDSADVKFSYEAVLNPQNASVWRSGWLFVDSVEAPDPTTVVVRLRSPFTPMPHLFALTPIISSKIQPYQQNQTYATSLIGTGPFKFVEWQRGTQVVLERNPEYFLQGRPYINRVIFRTVPDNAARVTNIANGTSQIVPFPPLNQLDLLRGRGVNVAILPESTVRVFMYPSFAPGRPTNDPNFRLALLWAIDRQAVVEQVYAGAAVPASTYLSSGTQYFDERLGMTFGSRPDLTKARDYLQRSNYPAGRELLLVYINQPDLADVATILQANFRALGLNTRLSPVELAAVLSVLQSGDYDLLLLSASAQVSSGYSPHYVYLGYLSGGVSNFNQYSDPQMDDLLRRAVTAPPDQAAAAWRAVQERDLQNPGQLQVVTARYVEAYGKALQNYKPSALAYQQGLVEAWIG comes from the coding sequence GTGGTTGATCGCCCTATTAATCCGCAGTTCAGCCGGCGAGAGCTGCTGTACGTCCTTGGACTGGTGGGGATGGCGCCGGCGGCGTCGGCACTCCTCAGCGCATGCGCGCCCGGCGGGCCGCAAACCGGCGCAGGAACACAGCCCCAAGCGCAAACGCCAGCGGCACCTCGCGTTGGCGGCGAGGTGCGCATTGATGTCACCGGTGACCCCAGCAGCCTCGACCCGCTGCGCTTCAACGCGACCGACAACCAGCGGATCTATCGCCTGATCACGAGCCAGCTTCTGACGTACAAGGACGATAAGTCGTTCGACCTCGACCTTGCCGCCTCGCTTCCGACCGTTTCCGCCGATGGCCTGACCTACACGCTCAGGCTGAAGACGGGAGTGAAGTGGCACGACGGCCAGCCGTTCGACTCCGCGGACGTCAAGTTCAGCTACGAGGCAGTGCTCAATCCGCAGAATGCCTCAGTCTGGCGCTCCGGCTGGCTATTTGTGGACTCGGTGGAGGCGCCTGACCCAACCACGGTGGTCGTGCGGCTGCGGTCGCCCTTTACGCCGATGCCGCACCTCTTCGCGCTGACGCCGATCATCAGCTCAAAGATCCAGCCGTACCAGCAGAATCAGACCTACGCGACCTCCTTGATCGGTACTGGCCCCTTCAAGTTTGTCGAGTGGCAGCGGGGCACGCAGGTCGTGCTGGAGCGCAACCCAGAATACTTCCTCCAGGGACGCCCCTATATCAACCGCGTTATCTTCCGAACGGTCCCGGATAACGCGGCGCGGGTGACGAATATCGCCAATGGCACAAGCCAAATCGTGCCGTTCCCGCCGCTCAACCAGCTCGACCTCCTGCGCGGACGCGGGGTCAATGTCGCCATCCTCCCAGAGAGCACGGTGCGGGTGTTCATGTACCCCTCCTTTGCCCCGGGCCGGCCGACGAACGACCCGAACTTCCGGCTCGCCCTGCTCTGGGCGATCGACCGCCAAGCGGTTGTCGAGCAGGTGTATGCGGGCGCGGCCGTTCCGGCCTCGACCTATCTCTCCTCGGGGACGCAGTACTTCGATGAGCGGCTGGGCATGACCTTCGGCAGCCGCCCCGACCTGACAAAGGCGCGGGACTACCTCCAACGGTCAAACTATCCCGCCGGGCGCGAACTACTGCTTGTCTACATCAACCAGCCTGACCTCGCCGATGTCGCGACGATCCTGCAAGCGAACTTCCGGGCCCTGGGCCTGAACACGCGGCTGTCGCCGGTCGAGCTTGCAGCAGTGCTGTCGGTGCTCCAATCGGGGGACTATGACTTGCTGCTGCTGAGCGCGTCGGCGCAGGTGTCGTCGGGATATTCGCCGCACTATGTCTATTTGGGCTATCTGAGCGGCGGCGTCTCGAACTTCAACCAATATAGCGACCCCCAAATGGATGACCTGCTCCGCCGCGCGGTCACCGCTCCGCCCGATCAGGCAGCGGCAGCGTGGCGGGCGGTCCAAGAGCGCGACCTCCAAAATCCCGGGCAGCTCCAAGTCGTGACCGCGCGCTACGTCGAGGCGTACGGGAAAGCGCTCCAGAACTACAAGCCGTCTGCGCTTGCGTATCAGCAGGGCCTCGTGGAGGCCTGGATCGGCTAA
- a CDS encoding NADPH:quinone reductase: MKAVRYHEHGPPSVLVWEDAPDPPLGPGQILIRTKAVGVNFGETRNRAGLSPRFPLPQIPGLEVAGVVEAVGAGVSRFKPGDRVFGRALQTYAELVAGDAEDFFLLPDSLPFEVGAAAPVNFQTAWHGLVTVGGIQPGWTVYVVPAGGGVAFAGVQIAKARGCRVVAAAGGPAKTALVRALLAPDLTLDYLQDDVAARVAEVTGGQGCQLALDGNGAPTIRQTLRVLGVGGKVMVYGAPAGGTLDVPVRDLAYKRLAIQGFAVTDDLYPVTRAAFEREVIPRLADGRFIVHIAKRFPLSQAAAAHQALADRTVVGKVVLVAED, translated from the coding sequence GTGAAAGCCGTGCGCTATCACGAGCACGGACCGCCGAGCGTGCTCGTCTGGGAAGATGCGCCAGACCCGCCACTCGGGCCGGGCCAGATCTTGATCCGGACAAAGGCGGTCGGCGTCAACTTCGGCGAAACGCGCAACCGTGCCGGGCTTTCCCCTCGCTTTCCTCTCCCCCAGATCCCCGGATTGGAAGTCGCCGGGGTGGTCGAGGCAGTCGGCGCGGGCGTATCGCGGTTCAAGCCGGGCGACCGCGTCTTCGGCCGCGCCCTCCAGACATACGCCGAGTTGGTCGCAGGCGATGCCGAGGACTTCTTCCTGCTGCCGGATTCGCTTCCGTTCGAGGTCGGCGCAGCCGCGCCGGTGAATTTCCAAACCGCCTGGCACGGGCTTGTCACAGTCGGCGGCATCCAGCCGGGGTGGACGGTGTACGTTGTCCCGGCAGGCGGCGGCGTCGCCTTTGCGGGGGTGCAAATCGCAAAAGCGCGAGGCTGTCGCGTTGTTGCTGCGGCGGGCGGGCCCGCAAAGACGGCGCTCGTGCGTGCGCTGCTCGCCCCCGATCTCACGCTCGACTATCTGCAGGACGATGTTGCCGCGCGCGTCGCCGAGGTGACCGGCGGACAGGGATGCCAGCTCGCGCTCGACGGCAATGGCGCGCCGACCATCAGGCAGACGCTCCGTGTCCTTGGGGTCGGAGGCAAAGTGATGGTGTACGGCGCGCCGGCAGGCGGCACGCTCGATGTGCCTGTCCGCGACCTCGCCTACAAGCGCCTCGCCATTCAGGGCTTCGCCGTCACCGACGACCTCTATCCCGTAACACGGGCCGCTTTCGAGCGAGAAGTCATTCCGCGGCTGGCCGACGGACGCTTTATCGTGCACATTGCGAAGCGCTTTCCGCTCTCTCAGGCCGCCGCAGCGCATCAAGCGCTTGCCGACCGCACTGTCGTTGGGAAAGTCGTTCTCGTCGCCGAAGATTAG
- a CDS encoding endonuclease/exonuclease/phosphatase family protein yields MGLPLGVTVAAATRLPAVRRLVDRVTVATVASLVGVTAFASVQPSPAGPLAVALIFLPHLFIPLLVLVPLALALGGRVAKAAAAVGGLLWAFLFLPGLLALPASPTPGALRFSVATWNLLEENTDAAALRRTVAEADASVVALQELSFRQRDLLLADPVLADRYRSRALFPNDRYRGMGLLSVFPILEEGYREAPPVMWARLDAGGRRLLIVNAHPLPGQIAWLRFGTQALPVGFDGTTRDEQIAAILSLTQTLRRPDEPVLLVGDFNVTEREPAYRRITAQFGDAKRAAGFGAQNTWKSWFLMRTGWAILRIDYLFFSADFTVTAVATDCRQSGSDHCLVRAVFQLPPSGLP; encoded by the coding sequence ATGGGATTACCGCTCGGCGTGACAGTCGCCGCAGCAACGAGGCTGCCTGCGGTACGTCGTCTCGTCGACCGCGTGACTGTCGCGACGGTGGCCTCTCTTGTTGGGGTCACTGCTTTTGCCAGCGTCCAGCCATCTCCGGCGGGACCGCTCGCCGTCGCGCTCATCTTTTTGCCCCACCTCTTCATCCCGCTCCTTGTGCTCGTCCCCCTCGCCCTTGCGCTCGGCGGGCGCGTCGCCAAGGCGGCTGCCGCGGTGGGAGGGCTGCTCTGGGCGTTCCTCTTCCTGCCCGGTCTGCTCGCGCTGCCCGCGTCTCCGACACCGGGGGCGCTTCGCTTCAGCGTCGCGACTTGGAATCTTTTGGAGGAGAACACCGATGCGGCGGCACTACGTCGGACGGTGGCCGAGGCCGATGCGAGTGTCGTTGCGCTCCAAGAACTCTCCTTCCGTCAGCGGGACCTTCTTCTCGCTGACCCTGTGCTCGCCGACCGCTACCGATCTCGCGCTCTTTTCCCGAACGACCGGTACCGCGGGATGGGGCTGCTCTCGGTTTTCCCCATCCTTGAAGAAGGCTATCGCGAGGCGCCGCCCGTGATGTGGGCGCGGCTCGATGCCGGCGGCCGCCGCCTTCTTATCGTCAACGCGCACCCTCTGCCCGGCCAGATCGCGTGGCTCCGTTTCGGCACCCAAGCACTGCCTGTCGGCTTCGACGGCACCACGCGAGATGAGCAGATCGCGGCGATCCTCAGCCTTACCCAAACTCTCCGCCGTCCCGATGAGCCGGTTCTGCTCGTCGGCGATTTCAATGTCACTGAGCGCGAGCCCGCCTACCGCCGAATCACCGCGCAGTTCGGCGACGCCAAGCGGGCAGCGGGGTTCGGGGCGCAGAATACCTGGAAGTCGTGGTTCCTCATGCGAACGGGCTGGGCGATCCTCCGGATTGACTATCTGTTCTTCAGCGCCGACTTCACCGTGACCGCTGTTGCAACCGACTGCCGCCAGTCCGGGAGCGACCATTGTCTGGTCCGGGCGGTGTTTCAGCTTCCGCCGTCCGGACTGCCTTGA
- a CDS encoding ABC transporter ATP-binding protein, which translates to MNSTDVLLDVRHLRVVYPTPRGLVRAVEDVSFQIRPGEAVGLVGESGCGKSTVLRALLGLIKEPGKIASGEVIFKGVDLRTLSEREMREIRGGEISMIFQDPVNAFNPSFTIGDQLRRVLKLHRKTPPPDGYDAEILRMLLRVGIDARGKLDSYPFNFSQGQLQRIMIAAACLAGEPALLLADEPTTSLDVTIEAQVLQLLRDLRRELNLALILVTHNLAIVAELCDRVLVMYAGRIVEEAGIYDLFERPSHPYTAQLLQAIPRFPHVAERLYTMRGAVPDLAAPPKGCPFAPRCERYIGAVCDEQLPKFLPSGANQRALCHWYDDAVVGREAAEASRSRAGSIGAVA; encoded by the coding sequence ATGAATTCCACCGATGTCTTGCTCGACGTCCGCCACTTGCGCGTGGTCTACCCCACGCCGCGCGGTCTTGTGCGGGCAGTCGAAGATGTCTCGTTTCAAATCCGTCCGGGCGAGGCCGTCGGGTTAGTCGGGGAGAGCGGCTGCGGCAAGAGCACCGTCTTGCGCGCGCTTCTTGGATTGATTAAGGAGCCGGGCAAGATTGCGAGCGGCGAGGTGATCTTCAAAGGGGTTGACCTCCGAACGCTCTCCGAGCGAGAGATGCGCGAAATTCGGGGCGGGGAGATCAGCATGATCTTCCAAGACCCGGTCAACGCTTTCAACCCTTCCTTCACCATCGGTGACCAGCTGCGCCGGGTGCTGAAGCTCCATCGGAAAACTCCCCCTCCTGACGGCTATGACGCGGAGATCCTGCGCATGCTGCTGCGCGTCGGCATCGATGCCCGGGGCAAGCTCGACAGCTATCCCTTCAACTTCAGCCAAGGCCAGCTGCAGCGGATCATGATCGCGGCCGCCTGTCTTGCCGGCGAGCCGGCGCTCCTGCTCGCCGACGAACCGACTACCAGCCTCGACGTGACGATCGAAGCGCAGGTTCTGCAGCTGCTGCGCGACCTGCGGCGTGAACTGAACTTGGCGCTCATTCTCGTCACCCACAATCTCGCGATCGTCGCCGAACTGTGCGACCGCGTGCTCGTGATGTACGCCGGGCGGATCGTGGAAGAAGCCGGGATCTACGACCTCTTCGAACGCCCCAGTCATCCCTATACCGCGCAGCTGCTCCAAGCGATCCCCCGCTTTCCTCACGTCGCAGAGCGCCTCTACACGATGCGCGGCGCTGTGCCCGACCTTGCCGCCCCGCCCAAAGGGTGCCCCTTTGCTCCGCGCTGCGAGCGCTACATCGGCGCGGTCTGCGATGAGCAGCTGCCGAAGTTCCTGCCGAGCGGGGCGAACCAGCGTGCCCTCTGCCACTGGTATGACGACGCCGTGGTCGGACGCGAAGCGGCAGAGGCGAGCCGGTCGCGCGCCGGTTCTATCGGAGCTGTCGCATGA
- a CDS encoding ABC transporter permease: MATTTVAPSPALARATHRPNVLQRMARNRLSLFGMAGVTLILFLAIFGPFLAPYDPTELSPARLRPPSPAHLMGTENFGRDVFSRFLYGSRISVFVGIGSVAMALVVGALLGMIAGLNSGSLLDTIIMRAMDVILAFPLIVLVSVLSGVLGTRTLEIGPITVNNIVIVAFAIGVVLMPIFARVARASVLAEVREDYILAARSFGARTRDLLFGNLLPNIQAPLIVQAAFALAVAIAVEAAVSFLGLGVQPPESSWGTMLSDARRYLLLGAWWLVLFPSLAIALSVLSFNLVGDALRDALDPRGRSSGDAVTAQETERKL, encoded by the coding sequence GTGGCTACCACTACCGTCGCTCCTTCTCCGGCGCTTGCGCGCGCGACCCATCGGCCGAATGTCCTTCAGCGGATGGCCCGCAACAGGCTGTCGCTCTTCGGCATGGCCGGCGTGACGCTCATTCTCTTCTTGGCGATCTTCGGGCCGTTCCTCGCTCCGTATGACCCGACGGAACTGTCGCCCGCTCGCCTCCGTCCTCCGAGCCCGGCACATCTGATGGGAACCGAAAACTTCGGCCGAGATGTCTTCAGCCGGTTTCTGTACGGCTCGCGGATCTCGGTCTTCGTCGGCATCGGCTCAGTCGCGATGGCGTTGGTGGTCGGCGCTCTGCTCGGCATGATCGCCGGCCTCAATAGCGGCTCGCTTCTCGACACGATCATCATGCGCGCCATGGACGTGATCCTCGCGTTTCCTCTGATCGTGCTTGTCTCCGTGCTCTCGGGGGTGCTCGGCACGCGAACGCTCGAAATCGGTCCTATCACAGTCAACAATATTGTCATCGTGGCGTTCGCCATCGGCGTGGTCCTGATGCCGATTTTTGCGCGCGTCGCGCGGGCGAGCGTTCTCGCCGAGGTCCGCGAGGATTACATCCTTGCTGCTCGGTCGTTCGGCGCGCGCACGCGCGACCTCTTGTTCGGCAACCTCTTGCCCAACATCCAAGCGCCGCTCATCGTCCAAGCGGCGTTTGCCCTCGCCGTCGCAATCGCGGTGGAGGCGGCGGTCTCTTTCCTTGGTCTTGGCGTCCAGCCGCCGGAGTCGAGCTGGGGAACGATGCTCTCTGACGCGCGGCGGTATCTCCTTCTTGGCGCGTGGTGGCTCGTGCTCTTTCCTTCTCTTGCAATTGCTCTTTCGGTGCTGTCATTCAACTTGGTAGGCGATGCGCTGCGCGATGCGCTCGACCCCCGCGGGCGCTCCTCTGGAGACGCCGTCACCGCCCAAGAGACGGAGCGCAAGCTATGA
- a CDS encoding ABC transporter ATP-binding protein — translation MSSNGADPLIQVEGLKQHFPLHKNLFDRLLKGQQYVYAVDGIDLTIYRGETVGLIGESGSGKTTVGRTMLRLYEPTAGRIVFDGEDVTHLRGESLRRLRRRMQMVFQNPYSAVNRRKTVLDIITEPLLVHGIGTKQSRQQRGLELLHLVGLSEAFASRYPHEVSGGQLQRVGIARALALEPEFIVADEPTASLDVSVRAQVINLLSDLQQQLGLTLLFISHDLSIVSYLSDRIAVMYLGKIVELGPKVEIERAPLHPYTKALLASIPRPDPRQRREKSAPLGEIPSAVNPPKGCHYRARCPWAMEICGRDYPPLEEKLPGHFAACHAVIRDPKGGPPTLDPSVGSAADPAVVAQAQAAPPL, via the coding sequence ATGAGCAGCAACGGCGCCGATCCCCTTATCCAAGTCGAAGGGCTGAAGCAGCACTTCCCTCTGCACAAAAACCTCTTCGACCGCCTCCTCAAAGGCCAGCAGTATGTCTACGCCGTCGACGGCATCGACTTGACGATCTATCGCGGCGAAACAGTTGGCCTGATCGGGGAGAGCGGGTCAGGGAAGACCACAGTCGGGCGAACGATGCTCCGCCTTTACGAGCCGACGGCGGGGCGCATCGTCTTTGACGGCGAGGATGTCACCCATCTCCGCGGCGAAAGCCTGCGGCGGCTCCGCCGCCGGATGCAGATGGTGTTCCAAAATCCGTATAGCGCTGTCAACCGCCGCAAGACCGTGCTCGATATCATCACCGAGCCGCTGCTTGTGCATGGGATCGGCACGAAACAGAGCCGGCAGCAGCGCGGGCTCGAGCTGCTTCACCTTGTCGGTCTTTCGGAGGCGTTTGCCAGCCGCTATCCCCATGAAGTGAGCGGCGGCCAACTGCAACGGGTGGGGATTGCGCGAGCACTCGCGCTCGAACCCGAGTTTATCGTCGCCGATGAGCCGACCGCGAGCCTCGATGTGTCAGTGCGCGCGCAGGTGATCAATCTCTTGTCGGACCTGCAGCAGCAGTTGGGGCTGACGCTGCTGTTTATCAGCCACGACTTGAGCATCGTCTCCTACCTTTCGGACCGGATCGCCGTGATGTATCTCGGCAAGATCGTCGAGCTCGGGCCGAAGGTCGAAATCGAGCGCGCGCCCCTGCATCCCTACACCAAGGCGTTGCTTGCTTCCATCCCGCGCCCCGACCCGCGGCAACGTCGTGAGAAGAGCGCGCCGCTCGGGGAGATCCCCAGTGCTGTCAATCCGCCGAAAGGCTGCCACTACCGCGCGCGCTGCCCGTGGGCGATGGAAATCTGCGGCCGCGACTATCCCCCGCTCGAGGAGAAGCTGCCCGGCCACTTCGCTGCCTGCCACGCCGTGATCCGAGATCCCAAAGGCGGACCGCCGACGCTCGACCCCAGCGTAGGCTCGGCAGCCGACCCTGCGGTTGTCGCCCAAGCCCAAGCCGCACCTCCCCTCTAG
- a CDS encoding ABC transporter permease, producing the protein MVRLLVTRLAFAVPVLFFVSVISFVLLRLAPGDPARLQAGFDAPPEAVEVIRRDLGLDQPWPAQYAIWIGKVLRGDLGVSYTARVPVTTLITERLPVTAQIGALALLFIVIIGIPLGIWSALEKDKLPDQIIRVASLFGISVPNFVVGIIAILIFGWYFPNILPYEGFVPFLENPIASLQHSLLPALALASSQVGIIARLTRSSMLEVINQEYITAARAFGVPETEIIWRDALRNALLPVLTVLGVITGFLLGGSVVIETVFGIAGLGRLLVESFTLRDYPVTIGVMMFIASVFVLINLIVDLLYGIVNPRIRAGYESGQG; encoded by the coding sequence ATGGTTCGGTTGCTGGTAACCCGGCTGGCGTTTGCCGTGCCGGTCCTCTTTTTCGTGTCGGTGATCTCTTTCGTCCTGCTCCGCCTCGCCCCGGGCGACCCTGCGCGGCTGCAGGCGGGGTTCGATGCTCCTCCTGAGGCGGTTGAGGTGATCCGCCGCGATCTCGGCCTCGATCAGCCGTGGCCTGCCCAGTACGCCATTTGGATTGGCAAAGTGCTGCGCGGCGATCTCGGCGTCTCCTACACCGCCCGCGTCCCGGTCACCACGCTCATCACGGAGCGATTGCCGGTCACCGCTCAGATCGGCGCTCTTGCGCTCCTCTTCATTGTCATCATCGGCATTCCTCTCGGGATCTGGTCTGCGTTGGAAAAAGACAAGCTTCCTGATCAGATCATCCGCGTCGCCTCATTGTTTGGCATCTCAGTGCCGAATTTTGTCGTCGGCATCATCGCGATTCTCATCTTCGGCTGGTATTTCCCGAATATCCTGCCCTACGAGGGATTTGTGCCGTTTCTTGAAAATCCGATTGCGAGCTTGCAGCACAGTTTGCTCCCTGCGCTTGCGCTCGCCTCGTCGCAAGTGGGGATAATCGCGCGTTTGACCCGTTCGAGTATGCTTGAGGTGATCAATCAGGAGTACATCACGGCGGCGCGCGCCTTTGGCGTACCGGAGACCGAGATCATCTGGCGAGACGCGCTGCGGAACGCGCTGCTGCCTGTGCTGACAGTGCTCGGCGTCATCACCGGGTTCCTGCTTGGCGGCTCGGTTGTGATCGAAACGGTCTTCGGAATAGCCGGTCTCGGCCGGCTACTTGTCGAGTCGTTTACCCTGCGTGACTATCCGGTGACGATCGGTGTGATGATGTTCATCGCCTCGGTCTTCGTTCTCATCAATCTCATCGTCGACCTGCTCTATGGCATCGTCAATCCGCGGATCCGCGCCGGGTACGAATCTGGGCAGGGCTAA